ATGGCGACCGTGACGCGCATTAACCGCGATGCCACCCACGGCGAACGCCAGCAGGCGCTGGCCGATGCAGAGGGCATCGGCTATCTCTATTTTCTTGCCGATGCGCTGGGTCCGAAGCTGGGCCAGGCGTTTTTAAACGCCTATGAGAAGGGGGAGCTGGCGAAAGCTGCCGCGCTGATCAAAGCGAGCGAGATCAGCACCGCCGCCGCAAAAGATTATTTTCATTATCCGCGTCCCTTCCTGCAGCCGGGCAATCAGATCCATCAGGTGCCGGACGATGTGGTCGTAAAAGATGGCAAGCCTTACGGCGCCAGCGGCGGCGCGTTCCCCAGCGGCCATACCAATACCGGCTATACCGATGCGCTACTGCTGGCGGAGATGCTGCCGGAGCGCTTTGTGCCGTTAATCGATCGCGGCGCGCGCTACGGCTATTCACGTGTGGTGCTGGGCGTGCATTACCCGCTGGATGTGATCGGGTCGCGGATGATCGCCGAGCGTAACGTGGCGCATTATATGAACGATCCCGCCTGGCGCAGGTTATTTGAAGAGGCGAAAAGCGAGCTGCGCGGCGCCTTAACGCGCGAATGCGGCGGCAGCCTGGCACAGTGCGCGCAAAGCCCGGCGCAGGACGATCCTTACCGCGACCCGGCCATGAAGAGGTTTTACCGCTTTACCATGACCTATCAACTGCCGCGTCAGGACGCGCCGAAAACCGCGCTTAGCGTGCCGCAAGGGGCGGAGGTGCTGCTGGAGCCGGTACTGCCGCAGCTGAGCGCCGCGCAGCGGCGGGCGCTGATGGCAAAAAGCGCGCTGGCGGATGGCTACCCGCTCTCCGGCGGCAGCGGCGAGCAGAATTTCTGGCAGCGCCTGAATCTGCATGAGGCGGTCACCGCGGCGCGCTGAGTGAGAGGCTTTCACAACGAAAACGGGCCGGCATCGCGCCGGCCCCCATTTATCAGGCGCGTTGCGCCTGACGCCAGCGCCAGAAATCGATCAGCAGGAAGCAGACCAGGCTGACGCCCATCAGCGGCAGGCTCACGGCCAGGATGACCGTCACCACCAGCAGCAGAAAGCGCAGGCTGAGGCTCATGCCTCGCCAGGCCTGAATCAGCGTTTGTGCCGGATGATGGCGCGGCTGAGCGGGACGGCGTAGCCACCAGAGGCGATAGCCCAGCGCAATCAGCACGCAGAGCGCCAGACCGAAAAAGGCCAGCACCAGCTGGTTCGCCAGCCCGAAAAGAATGCCCATATGCGCATCCACGCCCCAGCGCGTCAGCTTTGCCAGCAGGCCGAACTGCGCGAATGTCACCTTATCCGTCACCTGGAAGGTGTGCGGATTGACCGCCACACTATCAACCTGCGTCGGCCAACGGCGGTCAATTTCGCTGACGATCCACGCCCGGTCCGCCTGAGCGGCGGGACGGATCTCCAGCTTTGCGGCGTCGATGCCGTTGGCGCGCGCAGCGGCCAGCACGCGGTCGAACTGGCTCGGGCTAAGCGGCGCATCGGGCGCGTGATGCATCATATGGCCGTGATGCTCCGCATGTTCATCCATCATCATCGGCGGCATCGCGCCATCAAGCTGCGTGTTAACCGCCGGGGTCAGCCAGCCGAAATGGCTGCGCATCACATTGATGTTGTCGCCCGCCCAGCGCGACCAGGTAAGGCCGGTGGCGGAAAAGAACAGCAGGCCGATCAATAGCGTCACGCCCAGCGTGCCGTGCAGTGCGCGCAGCCGCAGCAGACGGCCGGTGTGCGATGCATTGCCGCGTCCGGCGCGCTTCGGCGCGCGCTGCGTCGCCCAGAGCAGTACGCCGCCCAGCGCGGCGACCCACAGCCAGCTGGCGGCCAGCTCGCTGTAGTTGCGGCCGAGATCGCCCAGCAGCAGGCTGCGGTGGAGATAGTCGATGGTGGTGCGCAGCGGCAGGATGCCGCTGGTGCCGTAGACCGTCAGGTCGCCGCGGATGTGCAGCGTAATGGGATCGACAAATACCGCGCGGCTTTCCGACGGCGCGCTGCCGGCGAAGCGGAACATCACCCGCGTGGTGTCCGTCGCTGACGGCGCGGGACGTAC
This DNA window, taken from Mixta gaviniae, encodes the following:
- a CDS encoding PepSY-associated TM helix domain-containing protein; this translates as MSEKIVPTASAHVEKAQSRQAFLQLMRRLHFSVGLFIGPFIFVAALTGVLYVLTPQLEQYLYAQQLTTAASGPPQPLSAQVDAALRYAGEEAVIAAVRPAPSATDTTRVMFRFAGSAPSESRAVFVDPITLHIRGDLTVYGTSGILPLRTTIDYLHRSLLLGDLGRNYSELAASWLWVAALGGVLLWATQRAPKRAGRGNASHTGRLLRLRALHGTLGVTLLIGLLFFSATGLTWSRWAGDNINVMRSHFGWLTPAVNTQLDGAMPPMMMDEHAEHHGHMMHHAPDAPLSPSQFDRVLAAARANGIDAAKLEIRPAAQADRAWIVSEIDRRWPTQVDSVAVNPHTFQVTDKVTFAQFGLLAKLTRWGVDAHMGILFGLANQLVLAFFGLALCVLIALGYRLWWLRRPAQPRHHPAQTLIQAWRGMSLSLRFLLLVVTVILAVSLPLMGVSLVCFLLIDFWRWRQAQRA
- a CDS encoding acid phosphatase; its protein translation is MKPTLLSLLLLCGTASAADFDRISAIVDATTPASDSAAFTQLEARSLQALRQTLQGSKPQLTRSELETAKQGAPLADNAWLKASGYDFAVKQQQQADIALLESFNTLPAAVKAQSMATVTRINRDATHGERQQALADAEGIGYLYFLADALGPKLGQAFLNAYEKGELAKAAALIKASEISTAAAKDYFHYPRPFLQPGNQIHQVPDDVVVKDGKPYGASGGAFPSGHTNTGYTDALLLAEMLPERFVPLIDRGARYGYSRVVLGVHYPLDVIGSRMIAERNVAHYMNDPAWRRLFEEAKSELRGALTRECGGSLAQCAQSPAQDDPYRDPAMKRFYRFTMTYQLPRQDAPKTALSVPQGAEVLLEPVLPQLSAAQRRALMAKSALADGYPLSGGSGEQNFWQRLNLHEAVTAAR